In the genome of Desulfuromonas sp., one region contains:
- a CDS encoding XRE family transcriptional regulator has translation MRDQELTPQICIDGSAIRRIREKNKLTQLYVAKVVGVTTDTVSRWENNRYPTIRRDNARLLAEALEVDLAEILLNGNGIPDHADASTSRRPLFVKIILTIILLCLSVGAYYYFMYESPADYAFSANRVLPSYAVPDGKFPVRVRLESTGDIKGMILREQFPEGWKLLQSSPPPSSLDNVNGTVRWIIKPDSKPDTISYLLDVPAAVDDSRQYRFVGEVIVNPRDSSIAYAVSGDQLTKAGPYHWADDNGDSVIDDSETLAASESVDEMAALHLSWETIEKIWDAGGYRWKAAERTFVPVRKRSEP, from the coding sequence ATGCGAGATCAGGAATTAACACCCCAAATTTGCATTGACGGATCGGCGATCCGGCGGATTCGGGAAAAAAACAAGCTGACCCAATTATATGTTGCCAAGGTCGTTGGGGTAACCACCGATACGGTTTCGCGTTGGGAGAATAATCGATATCCGACTATCCGTCGTGACAACGCGCGGCTGTTGGCTGAAGCGTTGGAAGTTGACCTGGCGGAGATATTGTTGAACGGCAATGGTATTCCTGATCATGCAGATGCTTCGACAAGCAGAAGACCGCTGTTCGTAAAAATCATTTTAACGATCATCCTCTTATGTTTATCTGTCGGCGCCTATTATTATTTCATGTACGAATCACCGGCTGATTACGCTTTTTCCGCCAATCGAGTTCTCCCTTCTTACGCCGTGCCTGACGGAAAGTTCCCTGTCCGGGTCCGGCTTGAATCGACCGGCGACATCAAAGGGATGATTCTCCGTGAACAGTTTCCTGAAGGCTGGAAATTGTTGCAATCCAGTCCACCGCCTTCCAGCCTCGACAATGTCAACGGCACGGTCCGGTGGATTATCAAGCCGGACTCGAAGCCGGATACGATCAGCTATCTCCTTGATGTCCCTGCCGCTGTAGATGATTCCCGCCAATACCGGTTTGTCGGCGAAGTTATCGTTAATCCTCGCGATAGCAGTATCGCTTATGCTGTCAGCGGAGACCAGTTGACGAAGGCCGGTCCCTATCATTGGGCTGATGATAATGGCGATTCAGTTATAGATGATAGTGAAACACTAGCGGCATCCGAATCGGTTGATGAAATGGCCGCGTTACATCTCAGTTGGGAAACAATAGAAAAAATCTGGGATGCCGGAGGATACCGCTGGAAAGCGGCCGAGAGAACGTTCGTTCCGGTTCGCAAGAGATCGGAGCCATGA
- a CDS encoding NAD(P)H-dependent dehydrogenase/reductase — protein MSDFIHLLRNRRSIRLFSDHSIPSEQIALLEEALLRAPTSRGRNPWQFIKVSDKDLLQKLAQAKMKGSGFLAGAALAYAICADETVSDVWIEDCSIAAITLQYSAHSLGLGSCWAQIRLREHKENESAETFVRNLLGIPEQVRVASIIGLGYPNEKKDGHPAESLPSGKIHQNRFS, from the coding sequence ATGTCGGATTTCATTCATTTATTACGCAACCGAAGGAGTATACGCCTCTTCAGTGATCATTCGATCCCCTCTGAGCAGATCGCTTTACTCGAAGAGGCGCTGCTCAGGGCACCGACCTCCCGCGGCCGCAATCCCTGGCAGTTCATCAAAGTAAGCGACAAGGATCTTCTACAAAAGCTTGCGCAGGCAAAAATGAAAGGATCAGGGTTCCTCGCCGGGGCTGCCCTGGCCTATGCCATCTGCGCCGATGAAACGGTTTCGGATGTATGGATTGAGGATTGTTCAATTGCGGCCATCACCCTGCAATATAGTGCACATAGCCTCGGTCTCGGCAGTTGCTGGGCCCAGATAAGGCTTCGTGAACACAAGGAGAATGAGAGCGCAGAAACGTTTGTTCGAAACCTGCTGGGAATACCGGAGCAGGTTCGGGTTGCGTCAATTATCGGACTCGGGTATCCGAATGAGAAGAAAGACGGACACCCGGCTGAATCATTACCGAGCGGGAAGATCCATCAAAACCGTTTCAGTTAA